One Bacillota bacterium genomic region harbors:
- a CDS encoding sigma 54-interacting transcriptional regulator, which translates to YTREEVIGRHVSDLVREGYFSRSVVMQVLSTGQPQMNEQDYPRSGRVIEVTTVPLRDSTGKITHVVSASRDITELRKAKNDLLQTRELALRYKSEIIQLRRRHGLDGPVFSSKAMEQVVDLAGRASQFDATVLIEGESGVGKGVIARFIHEVSPRNKGPFVKVDCGAIPEGLLEAELFGYEGGAFTDARKEGKVGVLEVATGGTLFLDEIGNLAPSLQSKLLSVIQDREIKRLGGTRPMAVDVRFLVASRESLKELVEAKRFREDLYYRLNVIRIHVPPLRDRPEDILPITLHCLKKLNDRYGLSTGISPEAVAVLQSYAWPGNIRELENAIERALVVSREGIIGRADLPPEIGAAGSQALPERSTFRETMRRTELDRIKKAVESGSSFERIAREIGVHRTTVMRKARQMGLAINSRRNA; encoded by the coding sequence TACACGCGGGAAGAAGTAATTGGACGCCATGTCTCAGACCTGGTCAGGGAAGGTTACTTCAGTCGCTCAGTAGTAATGCAGGTGCTATCGACAGGCCAGCCCCAGATGAACGAACAAGATTATCCGCGTAGTGGAAGAGTCATTGAAGTGACGACTGTGCCGCTCCGGGACAGCACGGGTAAGATCACTCACGTGGTCAGTGCGTCAAGAGACATAACTGAACTCAGGAAGGCCAAGAACGATCTCCTACAGACCAGAGAATTGGCCTTACGGTATAAGAGCGAGATCATACAATTGCGCCGTAGGCACGGCCTTGACGGCCCCGTGTTCTCATCCAAAGCCATGGAGCAGGTCGTGGATCTTGCCGGACGGGCTTCTCAGTTCGATGCTACGGTGCTCATAGAAGGTGAATCGGGAGTTGGGAAAGGAGTGATTGCAAGGTTTATACATGAGGTAAGCCCCAGGAACAAAGGGCCGTTTGTCAAAGTGGACTGCGGTGCAATCCCCGAGGGACTCCTTGAAGCCGAACTGTTCGGTTATGAGGGTGGAGCATTCACAGACGCAAGAAAGGAGGGGAAGGTGGGGGTGCTTGAAGTCGCCACGGGTGGGACTCTGTTCCTTGACGAAATCGGAAACCTGGCGCCAAGCCTCCAGTCGAAGTTGTTGAGTGTGATACAGGACCGTGAGATAAAGCGCCTTGGCGGTACGCGACCGATGGCAGTGGATGTTCGTTTCCTGGTAGCAAGCAGGGAAAGCCTCAAGGAACTGGTAGAGGCCAAGAGGTTTCGTGAAGACCTCTACTATCGTTTGAATGTCATCAGAATCCATGTTCCGCCGCTCCGTGACCGCCCGGAAGATATACTCCCTATTACTCTCCATTGCCTTAAGAAGCTCAATGATCGGTACGGTCTTTCGACCGGGATATCTCCCGAGGCCGTGGCAGTCCTACAATCCTATGCCTGGCCAGGCAACATACGCGAGTTGGAGAACGCCATCGAACGTGCGCTTGTAGTGAGTAGAGAGGGAATCATTGGGAGGGCCGATCTGCCCCCCGAAATCGGAGCGGCGGGATCACAAGCACTACCAGAAAGATCTACGTTTCGGGAGACCATGCGCCGGACCGAGCTCGACCGCATTAAGAAAGCTGTCGAATCCGGCTCGAGCTTCGAAAGGATAGCTCGCGAGATTGGGGTCCATCGCACAACTGTCATGCGGAAGGCAAGACAAATGGGTCTCGCGATCAACAGCAGACGTAATGCCTGA